TAATATGTGTGTATAGTTATCAATTCCTATTATAAAGACACATGTTTGATGTTTcacacttttaattttttattgaatcaataagagaatttgtttaattttatgtcCCAAGTCTAACAAATGATCAATCATGAGCCACACTAATTGTTTAAAatacttcaataaaaaaaaagtcaatttaataattactaattttaCATGATTGTAGCATATGTAGTTGGAAACCATATCTCTTGTAAGAGTTAGAATTTggcaaaagaaattaaaaatgagtaagttatgcaaaagaaatttaattGTGATAATTTATTAAGATTATaaggtatgagactacacaattgaagatataaattataatgcaatacaaaattattttacatatttactattactaatcaattttttaaaagCATAAATTAGTAATCATAATTTGTACAATTCTTCAGTTTTCTTACTATTTGATAGCTAAACTTAACTACTAAATATATGTGTAGTCTTAACTCTTTATTTGTAATATAAGAAAAATGTAATGCAAGATCGAAAGATAGAACTTTAAGAgttgagaaaattaaaatttttgtacTTTGAGAGTTAATTATAACAAAAAGAGATAGAGAAAGAACAAGGGATTAGAGAATTTGTTTCAAAGGGAGAATTGATTCTTATTGTAATATTTGATTGTGCTAAAAGTGATTAGTAGTGCTTTGTacattacaaaatattttattaaatattaagactcgtataatttaatttaataattattataaaatattgttaATCATTCGTAAGACGTTACCAATTGTactaagaaaaaaatttatagaTATGCATTATAgcaatgatttattattatattgatacCGAAGAGGCTAAATTGCTAAGTGAAATTCAAAGAGGATGTGATGATTGAGTTAAGCATggaccatttttatttttatttttgaaaatagcattcataaataaaagataaactTAAAGCACTTGGTCAATTTTATGTCTAATTTTTTGGGttaatttcttcaaaaaaaattcttctttttttgttctaatttgttTTGTACATAAAACAGGGTTTGTGCATAACATAGTACAATAATATCAATTTATTTTCTAACTGCATTAGATGAATCAACAGTGTTGCCTATATTACATTGGAAGTGTCATATTGGTATGCCTTGTTGTGAAAATAATGGACCTACGTACCTACCCACACAACATGAAGTCAATGATTATTTTACTCATTCAATAATAGACAAGAAATTCCACACACAAATGTGTGTTTGGAATGATTATGGTGTTCAATGGTTCTTTCTTGGAAATTAGCCTGATGAATACATAAGCAGAAGTAACATTTAACACAATCCAAATTTTCTCTTCTCCATCAAATGCGTTTGGAATGATTATGGTGTTTAGTGGTTCTTCCTTAGAGATTGGCCTGAACAACAATACATAAGCATATCTCTATTTGAAACTTACCAAGCTACTCGAGATGTTTGCAGACGCAACAACACAGTCCCTTCTTTTCTCACTTCATTTCCTCAGTACAACAACATCCAACAAATCACATTTTCAATATAAACTGCTCTAAAGGTGTTTCtagcactacaagaaatgtcacttttaccaacACAGTTCATTATTGTGTTagtaaaaataacttttaccagcgcgtTTCGCAAACTGCACTGGCGAAGAGGTTAAAGTTTTACCAGCctacatttgcagtggctaaaatctaatttttaccagcacatttacgcactgggaaaagtcatttttgccagcgcttttcattttatgctagcaaaagttctaatatcaacattgatttgccaacccctTTTTGCTAACACATCACAactaaattctattttaccagcacAATGccaacttttaccagcacagaaatgtgctggcaaaagtgacatttcttgtaatgTAGACTACTAAAATATCAATACACACAACTTTCTTTGAAAAAGAAGAATCAATCCAAATAGTAAtactgttatgatttttttattttcaatttcacGATGTtactaatattaattttaatatattttcttaataagttgtgtttaatttttattctttgaaattttatacaatattttatataaattttcttttttaaattactTTGATGCTTATTTTTCCTCTTACCACTATGTATTAAACATTGTTTATTTTTAACTTATAATATaacatttataaattaaaatatacataacttaaaataaaactaagcatATATATTTTGAGCATAACATTTATATAAACTAAAACTtaaaagctaaaaaaaaaatataattataaacctAGCAATAACAAAAACTACATATGAGATTTATTAGACCAAGATGAGTTCAAGACAAAAAAGAGGCATAGTGATAGCCATGGCTACCAATTAATTCACTAATAATCATATAGCACCAAAAGGAACTCCACCCATGTTGTAAGGAACTGGTACTGGTAGTATGCCTTCAAGAGCAGGGCTCGTTTAGAACGTCGTAttaagtcgtattgtattgtattatatttttatggacacctaaatatataatattttagtatatattaaagtttaacataatattatataaaaatatgatatataatctaattCAATACAATACATTATGACCTAATACGGTGTTCCAAACGAGCCATCAATGGAAAGATCGGCCAGGCATGTTACGACCAGGTGGGAAACGGTGGAAACCACGCCCCCTAGGAAGCATCTGTGGCTGCACAAATGAAGGGTGTGGTTGGACAATGGGCATATAAAAGTTTGGCCTCACCCCAGGAAGTAACTGTTGTTGGTACCCAAACCCGAGTTGGGGAGGAATCATAGGCATACAGGGGTTAACTGGTGGCAGCATTGTTGGTGGACGCATTTGAGAGAATTGTGCCTGCAACCTTGCTCTTCTATCCTCTTTGCGTTGTGCAAGTGCTACATACAGTGGTTTGCTAACGACCATTTTACCGTTCATCTCCACAAGAGCTCGGGATGCTTCCTCAACAGTCGATAAAGCAACAAATCCAAATCCCATGCTAACACCATTAGGTTTACGCATGACCTTGCATGAAGTAATTGTACCAAACTCAAAGAACAATTCTTTCAATTTTTCATCAGTAACACTATCATCTAGATTTTTAACATATAGATTCATTCCTTTGTTTTTGTCAACATTCTGCTCAGCACCCAATTTTCTATTCTCTTTGCGAATAAAGGGTCCAACAAAAACTTGTTTGTCATTAAGTAGCATGCCATTGAGCTTCTCAATTGCACTTTGAGCAGCCTCTTTACTATCAAATTGAACAAAACCATATCCTTTGGATTGACCCGAAACATCATCAGTTGCTATTTTGCAAGATAAAATGTTACCAAATATTGAAAATGTTTCGTATAAAGCTTTGCTGTCAATTCCTTTATCCAAGTTCTTAACAAATATATTTGCAATTCCACTCTTTCGAATACTCGGGTCCCGATAAGAATACATTATCCTAATTGGCTTACCATTAACAGTAGAAAAATTCATCAAATTCAATGCCCGAGAAGCTTCTTGAGgattactaaaattcacataACCATAACCAAGGGACAGATGTGAGATCAGATCCCTGCAGACCCGAACTGAAACGACGTAACCCATTTggctaaatatctcaaaaagaTCGGCTTCGTTGATGGAGGCATCAAGATCGCCAACATATAAAGATGTCATTGTCACACCATTTTGAGTAGGAACCTCAACTTGATCAACCTGAGCCATTTTGAGGATATATAGAAAGATGAGAATGATGAGTTTTGACTACACCAAAGATCAGAGAGATTAAGAGAGATATGGTGGAGAATAAATTCGACTGATACTAAAATGAGAATGAGATTGAAAACGTTATTGtacacttatatatatatatatagtaataatatCCCTTTTAacttagaaatttttacaccaaaaatcTGTTTTGCACATTTTATTACTGTTTTACTCCTACACGCCTACATCAACATTTTTACTTaccatctttattttattacaataataccacttacacaccaTTCTCATGCACAGACACATGTGTCATCCCCATCACACATCAATCAACTTCcactctcttctttctctttttttcttttctatcacaCATCAATCAACttcctctctcttctttctcttttttccttttcttttcatttgattttggattttctttcagttttttttttgtttggaagatcaataacctccattgttgaagcATAACTACTCATTATTCATCACGATTttttctctctcattttttgttcttccaaaaaatttcaactctcactcaacccACGATTTCTCAAGTTTTTTTCCCTCTCAGTTTATTCTTGTTTCAAATTTCTTTATAAAATGGTCATCACTCGTTCATCCTCATCTCTTTCCCcagttcagaaaaaaaaatcgaaaatgggCTTGAAATCTTTGGCTAACAAAGCAAAGGGTAAACGTCCGATTGTTGAAGAGAAGAAATCGAAGCTCAATGTGGAGGAGCAAATGGTTGAAGAAATTTCTAGTGAAAAAGCTAGTGCCTCTGCCGAAGTTTGAACAGAGGTTGGTTTTCAGTTTCATTTTCGTTTCCCCccattttaaacattttcttgtatttcCATTTCATCGTTTTGGTTTTTTCCTTTGCCggtttgtgatattttaggtttttcattttaaaatttcgtttggttttctttggatttttaggactttatttttgtttaatcaattttattttgttcttgggtttggcattttagtttgtttcttattattttcgttccatttttgttgtgttttatgttctgtttgtgtttctagttttttttagatattttgaaacatttgtttttgttttagtgtCTCTAATCAgtgggttttagtttttttttttttctagttttttaatagtttaatatgtttatgtatgATGTGTTTTGGGAATATTATTAGGTATAGTTGTTTGCTGTTCTTTTTTAGGTAACAATTCGATTTAGATGTTTGTAGTTTATATTCGTAGAGTTGTTTCTGCTTgtcagtttgtttttagtttttttatagttttattatagtttgtatacttgtttatttacaatttatatttattgctgttaataaactataataaaactaaaatgaaactattaagaaacgtttaaatttatttcagaaactaactatttctcaaagtgttttctccttttcttatttccaaaataaattcttgcaaacaattgaattaaactaatataaaataatgatgcaactgtaaatcaacttgaaaaaccacaacacttaattcaatttaatatagttGTGGTCATTGTGCTTTTTCATCAGTTTTATTTGAATCAGATCAattgaattaatagttgtatttttctcgctttggtttcattttggttgttttgcagttttgaaacgagcgcgtattttcatcttcatggttcgctccgTAATGCAtgtgaaggcttagtgcatgtggtatttttgtaaatatttgtatgtggactgtataaatgtttaatgggccggcccaaagtatttttgtaattttttttccttttttgtatttttttgtttttttccctttaaCTTATAATCACACTAGGATTAGATGTAATcttttttatgtaaatatttttgtaaaagataTAACTAACTCATTAActgtaattaataataataataatcgtaTTAGGATATATAAgatataatttttgtattttaataatatatactaGGGCACGTGGCAAACGagttaagaaattaattaaaatctaaatgttttttttttaatttgataaaataaggaacaagtaaaaaaaaaaaaaaaaacttataattgCAAACTAAATATAATTGATTGGAAGAAGAAAAGACATGAAAAGAAACCGTCGAGAACGAGACTTCCGATGGGTACATATGGACGGTTGAGATCAGTTCCGCATTCGTGGCAATTGTAGATTAAAGCTAATATTGATTAGTGTGTTTGGTtagtgagaaaataaaaatagtttctTTAGTTTTGAATAAGAAGAAAAGCTAAGTGAAGACTCTTATATCATTGTAAATCTTATATCATAATATATTTTTGcaaatggtatatatatttttgtttatatatcttaatatatcttatatcattGTAGGTGTGAAAATGAACAATTTCACTTTATTGATCTAAAAAATTCAGATATTATTTATGTTtgaatatataaaatgtatgacatggcatgtatttttttttagataacaAAGGCTATTATATTAAAACAAGAGTTGCAACAATGGAGTTAGAAGAAATCACCTGATTGGCTCCTTTGTGATTGAAGAATCTGGATCTAGCTTATCTGTTCACTCGATTAACCCTGAGGAGGAGAATGTCAAATCTCCTCCACAGGCGACATGAGAGGTGTTGCTTGGAACTATAGAGGGTTGGGGCAGACCTCTACAGTTCAGGAGCTGAAGTCCCTGCTCAGATCGCGCTCTCCGGATTTTGTGTTTTTGACTGAGCTCAAGGTGGATGCCAATCCCCTGAGGCACATACTTCTCTCTTGCCTAGTCCTTCGCCGCCTATGAAGGATAGCTGGACGCCTCCACCTCTGGACTGGATAAAATTAAATTGTGATGTTCGCGTGGGTTTGGAGAGTATGTGCACAGCTGTTGTGGCCAGGAATCATCTAGGAAGGGTGGTTTCTATTCATACGTCCCGATTGGATTTCTCGGAAGCTCTTTGTGGAGAAGCGGCAGCCTGTTGCTTAGCGGTGTCGGTTGCCTTAGATTTGAAGTATAATTATGTAATTGTGGAGAGTGACTCGAGACTAGTAATCAACGCTCTCAATGGGAAGGTGTCCCATTGGGCACTTGAGAACTATGTCTCATTTTGTTCTAAGTCTTCTCCTTCTTTAATAtgttgtaatttttctaatattagtaGGACATGTAACTATGCGGCACACAATGTCGCTAAGTGGGCTTTTACCCACCAAGTGTATGGATCGGTCCCGATCAATTCTGTTCCGgaaaatattttatgtaatgacCGTGAGGTCTAGTTTTATTCAATATAACTTTacgcttattttcaaaaaaaaaaaaagagttataataCAATAGATATAAGTGGAGGGGGAAGTTCTTCTGCAATCAGCATTCACCGAAAGAGCATAATTAGCTAGCCTATAAGCAGCAGTATTCGCAGATCTATTAAAATGAGATATCTCCACTCCTGGAAAATTGGACACTAACTGTGAAATGTTTGGTaacaaataatgaaaattagAGACAACAGTTTGATGTGACTTCAAttcgttaaaaaaaaataatttagagaataatacatatgaaaaaaaaaaatttaaatttgttaaaagaaagaaagagttagtattttttattttttataagataaaatagtacatatatattagaaaaaataatttaaaaaaaatgcataaTCGTGcatattatttagtaaaaaatataaaaaattaataaaatagtctaaaaataaataaaataaacaagtaaatgaGATGacgtattttaattattaataaaaagtaaaaaagataTAATTGTAACTATACTTAAACATACCTTAAAAAGTTAAATATGTCACTCATTTATAAAGAGAGTGCAATATAGACTATAGAGTGCCCTTAACATTCCTCTTTTAATCAATTGTCTTTATTTCACATGGGTCCCTAAGTGTGTATCATATTTGTGTGTGATTTATGTGTACACATATCATTATTTATTGCACAAAATATGTTAactttagagaaaaaaaaaattaacaatgaaaaaaaaaaaaaaccccatatataaataaagttaaCAAGATTTCTAAGAACAAATATCGCTGAAATAGTTACCAGAGTAGACATCGTCACCAAAAAAATCGATGGAGCATACATCATCCCTGAAATTTGTTAATGTCgctgaatttttttcaaaaatactgtgtactgtgttaagttttcactattattttacggttgttttttagttattccactgttgtttttagttattctgttttgtgttccacttttgtttttataaaaacacagtattttcgaaaaaaaattccgtgtgacagtatttttgtaaaaattaaccaaaattttagtaatttttgtaagtttttcttttatttttaaatcctTACAGATAGAGTATTTTTTGAAATCCCCACAATAGAAGAGTCCAAAATGtatattacattaaaaaaaaaataaataaataaatatatattgttaagAGTTCCTGA
This Cannabis sativa cultivar Pink pepper isolate KNU-18-1 chromosome 6, ASM2916894v1, whole genome shotgun sequence DNA region includes the following protein-coding sequences:
- the LOC133038927 gene encoding polyadenylate-binding protein 8-like, whose translation is MAQVDQVEVPTQNGVTMTSLYVGDLDASINEADLFEIFSQMGYVVSVRVCRDLISHLSLGYGYVNFSNPQEASRALNLMNFSTVNGKPIRIMYSYRDPSIRKSGIANIFVKNLDKGIDSKALYETFSIFGNILSCKIATDDVSGQSKGYGFVQFDSKEAAQSAIEKLNGMLLNDKQVFVGPFIRKENRKLGAEQNVDKNKGMNLYVKNLDDSVTDEKLKELFFEFGTITSCKVMRKPNGVSMGFGFVALSTVEEASRALVEMNGKMVVSKPLYVALAQRKEDRRARLQAQFSQMRPPTMLPPVNPCMPMIPPQLGFGYQQQLLPGVRPNFYMPIVQPHPSFVQPQMLPRGRGFHRFPPGRNMPGRSFH